From Triticum aestivum cultivar Chinese Spring chromosome 4A, IWGSC CS RefSeq v2.1, whole genome shotgun sequence, a single genomic window includes:
- the LOC123087613 gene encoding B-cell receptor-associated protein 31: protein MIPLLFLVLFAEGAVALLLMVKIGPLRELAMRGVEQVKTGKGPATVKTLACTLSVILMSSVAAIVRIQDRGHKIGNVSPMDQVLWRTHLLEASLIGYTLFLAFVIDRLHHYLRKLITLRKSANTSREEVEKLQMENRSLREKEKSASEMKKLQQDMAKLSEDMKKLKSESEDHQRKASDAEAHVNALQKQSEELLLEYDRLLEDNQILQSQLHYKG from the exons ATGATCCCGCTGCTGTTCCTGGTGCTGTTCGCGGAGGGGGCGGTGGCGCTGCTGCTCATGGTCAAGATCGGGCCGCTGCGGGAGCTGGCGATGCGGGGCGTGGAGCAGGTCAAGACCGGCAAGGGCCCCGCCACCGTCAAGACGCTCGCCTGCACGCTCTCCGTCATCCTCATGTCCAGCGTCGCCGCCATCGTCAGGATCCAGGACAGGGGCCACAAGATCGGCAACGTCAGCCCCATGGACCAGGTGCTCTGGCGGACGCACCTCCTCGAGGCATCCCTCATCG GATACACACTATTCCTCGCATTTGTCATCGACCGGTTGCACCACTACCTTCGGAAGCTCATCACCCTGAGGAAGTCAGCCAACACCTCAAGGGAGGAGGTTGAGAAGCTCCAAATGGAGAACCGGTCCTTGCGCGAGAAGGAGAAGTCAGCCAGCGAGATGAAGAAGCTTCAGCAGGACATGGCCAAGCTGAGCGAGGACATGAAGAAGCTGAAATCCGAGTCTGAAGATCACCAGAGGAAAGCGTCTGACGCGGAGGCCCACGTCAACGCCCTGCAGAAGCAGTCCGAGGAGCTGCTCCTCGAGTACGACCGGCTGCTGGAGGACAACCAGATCCTGCAGTCCCAGCTTCACTACAAAGGCTGA